A stretch of Palaemon carinicauda isolate YSFRI2023 chromosome 36, ASM3689809v2, whole genome shotgun sequence DNA encodes these proteins:
- the LOC137628815 gene encoding zinc finger protein OZF-like — translation MDSGHSSKFPLKIKQEHSNLDNLGEASNDSFMSVDPLMVVKTELESEEEVDHLCRNDSVVKGASLTPLRRVKTELTSEEEVENSCEFDSAVSGKLSLNPLVVVKMEPVSEYDVENSSEIDSVVNEKVPLNPLMVVKTELGSEDEVENSSEIDSAVIEKVSLNPLMIVKTELMPEKNREMSSKIDSVISTENSLNCEKEVRKEVDKNRNGEEQPFRCPDCGKAFSRKKYLTRHMSIHTGETPFPCVECGKAFAYKNDLTWHMKIHTGEKPFSCSECGRAFTYKTDLTKHLRIHTGERPFKCSVCAKAFSRKNHLTSHMMSHTGEKPFPCWECGKAFAYKADHTKHLRVHTGEKPFPCSICMKCFTYKTDLTKHIRIHTGEKPFSCSDCGKTFSRKNHLTSHMMTHTGEKPYVCKECGKAFSQSSNLSRHMNSHHSEKAKEKKESITSEKK, via the coding sequence ATGGATTCTGGACATTCCTCAAAATTTCCTTTGAAGATCAAGCAAGAACACAGCAATTTGGATAACCTTGGTGAAGCCAGTAATGATAGTTTTATGTCTGTGGATCCATTAATGGTAGTCAAGACAGAGTTAGAGTCGGAAGAAGAAGTGGATCATTTATGTAGAAATGATTCTGTAGTGAAAGGAGCTTCACTAACTCCATTAAGGAGAGTAAAAACTGAACTAACATCTGAAGAGGAAGTAGAGAATTCATGTGAATTTGATTCTGCAGTGAGTGGAAAATTATCCTTAAATCCATTAGTGGTGGTCAAAATGGAACCGGTTTCTGAATATGATGTGGAGAATTCATCTGAAATTGATTCCGTAGTGAATGAAAAAGTTCCACTAAATCCATTAATGGTAGTCAAGACAGAATTAGGTTCAGAAGATGAAGTGGAAAATTCATCTGAAATTGATTCTGCAGTGATTGAAAAAGTTTCACTAAATCCATTAATGATCGTTAAGACGGAACTGATGCCTGAAAAGAATAGGGAAATGTCATCCAAAATTGATTCCGTAATAAGTACAGAAAATTCACTAAATTGTGAAAAGGAAGTTAGAAAAGAAGTTGATAAAAACCGCAATGGAGAGGAACAACCTTTCAGATGCCCTGACTGTGGTAAAGCATTTTCCCGTAAAAAATATCTTACAAGGCACATGAGTATTCATACAGGGGAGACGCCATTCCCATGCGTGGAGTGTGGGAAAGCCTTTGCCTATAAAAATGATCTTACATGGCATATGAAaattcacactggagagaagccattcTCTTGCAGTGAATGTGGAAGAGCCTTTACTTACAAAACTGATCTTACAAAGCATTTGAGAATTCACACTGGAGAGAGGCCATTCAAATGTTCTGTCTGTGCAAAAGCATTTTCTCGTAAAAATCATCTTACAAGTCATATGATGAGTCATACGGGAGAGAAACCATTCCCATGTTGGGAATGTGGGAAAGCTTTTGCTTATAAAGCTGATCATACTAAgcatttaagagttcacacgggagagaagccattcCCCTGCAGTATATGTATGAAATGCTTTACTTATAAAACTGATCTTACAAAGCATATTAGAATTCATACTGGAGAAAAGCCATTTAGCTGTTCTGATTGTGGGAAAACATTTTCCCGTAAAAATCATCTTACAAGTCATATGATGACTCATACTGGAGAGAAGCCGTATGTTTGCAAAGAATGCGGGAAAGCATTTTCTCAGTCTAGTAATCTGTCAAGACACATGAATAGCCACCATTCAGAAAAGGCAAAAGAGAAGAAGGAAAGCATTACTTCGGAAAAAAAGTGA